The following coding sequences are from one Planctomycetaceae bacterium window:
- a CDS encoding M42 family metallopeptidase encodes MRKESLEFLKQLLTTPSPSGFESAIQKIWCDYARGFADEVITDSYGNAVAVLNGDGDPKVMIDGHADELGLMIKHIDDKGFIYFQRIGGFDTGVLRSKRVNIHTEKGIVRGVIGATAIHLQERDKEPKVPKMHELFIDIGAKDGKTAKARVSVGDPITFIDDFEMISKDLCIARGLDNRVGCWASIEALRIASAHKGSLKCALYATSSVQEEVGCFGAAMTAFNINPHVAIAIDVTHATDTPGIDVKQHGEVKLGGGPTVSLGRENHPVLVSRLRKIARTHKINLQIETFSTTGGTDAMAIFNKQGGIPSAIVGIPNRYMHTTVELVHLPDLLNVANLLAAFALDIKSGERFKVQI; translated from the coding sequence ATGCGGAAGGAATCACTGGAGTTTCTTAAGCAGCTTTTGACCACGCCCTCGCCCAGCGGCTTCGAGTCGGCCATCCAGAAGATCTGGTGCGACTACGCCAGGGGCTTCGCCGACGAGGTGATCACCGACAGCTACGGCAATGCAGTGGCGGTGCTGAACGGCGACGGCGACCCGAAAGTCATGATCGACGGTCACGCCGACGAACTGGGCCTTATGATCAAGCACATCGACGACAAGGGTTTCATCTACTTCCAGCGCATCGGCGGGTTCGACACCGGCGTGCTGCGCAGCAAACGCGTGAATATCCATACCGAGAAAGGGATCGTCCGCGGCGTCATCGGCGCCACGGCCATCCACCTGCAGGAACGCGACAAGGAACCCAAGGTTCCCAAGATGCACGAGCTGTTCATCGACATCGGGGCCAAGGACGGCAAGACCGCCAAGGCGCGCGTGTCCGTGGGCGACCCGATCACCTTCATCGACGACTTCGAGATGATCAGCAAGGACCTGTGCATCGCCCGCGGGCTCGATAACCGCGTGGGGTGCTGGGCAAGCATCGAGGCCCTGCGCATCGCCAGCGCGCACAAGGGCAGCCTCAAGTGCGCCCTCTACGCCACCAGCAGCGTTCAGGAAGAGGTCGGCTGTTTCGGGGCGGCGATGACGGCTTTCAACATCAATCCGCACGTCGCCATCGCCATCGACGTCACGCACGCCACGGACACGCCGGGCATCGACGTCAAGCAGCACGGCGAGGTGAAGCTCGGCGGCGGGCCCACGGTGAGCCTGGGGCGCGAGAACCACCCGGTGCTGGTGTCGCGGTTGCGCAAGATCGCCAGGACTCACAAGATCAACCTGCAGATCGAGACGTTCTCGACCACCGGCGGGACCGACGCGATGGCGATCTTCAACAAGCAGGGCGGGATCCCCTCGGCGATCGTCGGCATCCCCAACCGCTACATGCATACCACCGTCGAACTGGTCCACCTGCCCGACCTGCTCAACGTGGCCAATCTGCTGGCGGCCTTCGCCCTGGACATTAAGTCCGGCGAGCGGTTCAAGGTGCAGATCTAG
- a CDS encoding class I SAM-dependent methyltransferase: protein MNGAEKKKRILSHYDPRVKDGREGFEVADWADARSQHARFDVLIAHVPLAGKSLLDVGCGVGDLYALLQARGLDVRYAGVDLSAKVIEAARERFAGKADFRVADVFDDPGNAPAGYDVTFASGTFNLTLGDNLAFLAHAARRLVELAHEAAVFNFLDDRATHRVDYCHYYNLDDVQPILDALPCRTTIVRDYLPHDTTVICWKEPRG from the coding sequence ATGAACGGTGCTGAAAAGAAAAAACGCATCCTCTCACACTACGATCCTCGCGTGAAGGACGGGCGCGAAGGGTTTGAGGTGGCCGACTGGGCCGATGCCCGATCGCAGCATGCGCGATTTGACGTGCTGATTGCTCACGTGCCGCTGGCGGGCAAGAGCCTGCTCGACGTCGGCTGCGGCGTCGGCGACCTGTACGCCCTGCTGCAGGCGCGCGGCCTCGACGTGCGGTACGCCGGCGTCGACCTCAGCGCCAAGGTGATCGAAGCCGCTCGCGAGCGGTTCGCCGGCAAGGCCGATTTCCGCGTGGCCGACGTGTTCGACGATCCAGGAAATGCCCCCGCCGGTTACGACGTGACGTTCGCCTCGGGCACGTTCAACCTGACCCTCGGCGACAACCTCGCCTTCCTGGCCCACGCGGCCAGGCGGTTGGTGGAACTCGCCCACGAGGCCGCCGTGTTCAACTTCCTCGACGACCGCGCCACCCATCGCGTGGATTACTGCCACTACTACAACCTCGACGACGTGCAGCCGATCCTCGACGCCCTGCCCTGCCGCACGACGATCGTACGCGACTACCTGCCCCACGACACCACTGTGATCTGCTGGAAAGAGCCCCGTGGCTAA
- a CDS encoding ATP-binding protein, giving the protein MKFGIRTKMIALLATVVLVPLLVSLLTIIIGGSRLQTQVLGRSMQGSAGLAAGELRLSLRKNVELLVAIFEHDSGVNDALARGPKRRDEELAQLDNRWPRLAEDNPAMKKVLAHPAAKTAGEIIDADPSIVEIILTDRHGQLVAATGKTTDFYQGDETWWRETFNSGNGQVFFSDAAPDVLARIGGVTISVPIRSGQKVVGVARMVIDVNRWLNQIARAEPTEAMMLLVRNEGGRGVITAATAAPRPSPEVLQWDAVLSGAKSGGWRVNDNGLLQAYEPVEPLVSVGQDKVLMPRWMLVAQVPLSQALGGMSRLTVALAALGTLVIVALFLVGYLLADRSIVRRIRHLEAATRRVAEGDLTYRVASEPGGRRLLGPDEINDLVDDFNRMVQHVQESHQALREANEMKTNFIRIAGHELRTPVSYMIGLDRLLQDSNDPQRIKEALHAIANRARRLNETIRSIFKIMPGQRYSEGVHYSDVDVRDLIEQARAESQPFIEQRGQTLEIKVGDDVSVVQADRDKLHDVLENLVMNAIKFTPDGGAVRVSAGMQLGGYLSIKVTDQGPGIAEADLPHIFDSFFSTGDVMKHSSGQSGYQKRGMGLGLTIVKYFVELHGGDVHVTTGPQGSTFTVTIPLERPASSLRPTTPA; this is encoded by the coding sequence ATGAAATTCGGAATCCGGACCAAGATGATCGCTCTGCTGGCGACGGTGGTGCTCGTGCCGCTGCTGGTGTCGCTGTTGACGATCATCATCGGAGGCTCGCGACTGCAGACGCAGGTCCTGGGGCGATCCATGCAGGGATCGGCCGGCCTGGCGGCGGGTGAACTGCGGTTGTCGCTTCGCAAGAACGTCGAGCTGCTCGTGGCCATTTTCGAACATGATTCTGGCGTAAACGATGCCCTCGCACGCGGTCCGAAACGCCGCGACGAGGAACTGGCCCAACTGGACAACCGCTGGCCGCGCCTTGCCGAAGATAATCCGGCGATGAAGAAAGTCCTGGCGCATCCTGCCGCCAAGACGGCGGGCGAAATCATCGACGCCGACCCCAGCATCGTCGAAATTATTCTGACGGACCGGCACGGGCAGTTGGTGGCCGCCACCGGCAAGACGACGGACTTTTATCAGGGCGACGAAACCTGGTGGCGCGAAACCTTCAATTCCGGGAACGGGCAGGTATTTTTCAGCGACGCTGCACCGGACGTGCTGGCGCGAATCGGCGGCGTGACCATCTCCGTGCCGATCCGCTCGGGGCAGAAGGTGGTGGGGGTGGCGAGAATGGTCATCGACGTGAACCGCTGGCTCAACCAGATCGCCCGCGCAGAGCCGACCGAGGCCATGATGCTCCTGGTGCGCAACGAGGGCGGACGCGGTGTGATTACGGCCGCCACTGCCGCCCCGCGACCCAGCCCGGAAGTTCTTCAGTGGGATGCGGTGCTTTCCGGCGCCAAGTCGGGCGGCTGGCGCGTCAACGACAATGGGCTGCTGCAGGCGTATGAGCCTGTCGAACCGCTGGTCAGCGTGGGGCAGGATAAGGTCCTCATGCCCCGCTGGATGTTGGTGGCGCAGGTGCCGCTGTCGCAGGCTCTGGGCGGCATGAGCCGCCTGACCGTCGCGCTGGCGGCCTTGGGGACGCTGGTCATCGTGGCGCTGTTTCTGGTGGGGTATCTGCTGGCGGACCGAAGCATCGTGCGGCGCATCCGGCACCTGGAAGCCGCCACACGTCGCGTGGCCGAGGGCGATCTGACGTACCGCGTGGCGTCCGAGCCGGGCGGGCGGCGGCTGCTGGGGCCCGACGAGATCAACGACCTGGTGGATGATTTCAACCGGATGGTGCAGCACGTGCAAGAGTCGCACCAGGCCCTTCGCGAAGCCAACGAGATGAAGACCAACTTCATCCGAATCGCCGGGCACGAGCTGCGAACGCCCGTGAGCTACATGATCGGGCTGGACCGCCTGCTGCAGGACAGCAACGACCCGCAGCGCATCAAGGAGGCCCTGCACGCCATCGCCAACCGCGCGCGGCGGCTCAACGAGACGATCCGCTCGATCTTCAAGATCATGCCCGGCCAGCGCTACAGCGAGGGCGTACACTACAGCGACGTCGACGTGCGCGACCTGATCGAGCAGGCCCGCGCCGAAAGCCAGCCCTTCATCGAGCAGCGCGGCCAGACCCTGGAGATCAAGGTCGGCGACGACGTGTCGGTCGTTCAGGCCGACCGGGACAAGCTGCACGATGTGCTCGAAAACCTCGTGATGAACGCCATCAAGTTCACGCCCGACGGCGGGGCGGTGCGCGTCTCGGCGGGGATGCAACTGGGCGGGTATCTCTCGATCAAGGTGACCGACCAGGGCCCCGGCATCGCCGAGGCGGACCTGCCGCACATCTTTGACAGCTTCTTCAGCACCGGCGACGTGATGAAACATTCCTCCGGACAGTCCGGCTACCAGAAACGCGGCATGGGCCTGGGCCTGACGATCGTGAAATATTTCGTCGAGCTCCACGGCGGCGACGTGCATGTGACCACCGGCCCCCAGGGCAGCACCTTCACCGTGACGATTCCCCTCGAGCGCCCCGCCAGTTCACTGCGGCCGACGACTCCCGCGTGA
- a CDS encoding alpha/beta fold hydrolase: protein MLRVTLRHVGLFTIACGLLIAGGCDGEGLIVSRQHLDEGLVIVLPGIDGGGFRNLAIADALKEQNVPAAVEIWDWTSPLGPLFNQTAMDANRARAADLARRIARYHKEYPNGQVYLIGHSGGTAIAAWAAECLAAEQIALGGIVMLGSSLSPGYDLSTALQATRSGIVNFYSPGDGVLGGAVSMVGTMDRVNTAGAGKVGFDSRGDGDKLVQVPWTGEMAAAGNYGDHFSCCNGKFIASYVAPLITRWNQSTLATASPAPVPQPTVAGQ, encoded by the coding sequence ATGTTGCGTGTCACGTTGCGGCATGTCGGGTTGTTCACGATCGCCTGCGGGCTGCTGATCGCCGGCGGGTGCGACGGTGAAGGGCTGATCGTCAGCCGCCAGCATCTCGACGAAGGACTGGTGATTGTTCTGCCCGGGATCGACGGCGGCGGGTTTCGGAATCTCGCCATCGCCGACGCTCTCAAAGAGCAAAACGTCCCGGCGGCGGTGGAGATCTGGGACTGGACCAGCCCGTTGGGACCGCTGTTCAACCAGACGGCGATGGACGCCAACCGCGCCCGTGCGGCCGACCTGGCCCGGCGCATCGCCCGATATCACAAGGAATACCCCAACGGCCAGGTGTACTTGATCGGCCACAGCGGCGGAACAGCCATTGCCGCCTGGGCGGCCGAGTGCCTCGCCGCCGAGCAGATCGCGCTGGGCGGCATTGTGATGCTCGGTTCGTCGCTGTCGCCGGGGTACGACCTGTCGACGGCCCTGCAAGCCACTCGTAGCGGCATCGTGAACTTCTACTCGCCCGGCGACGGCGTTCTGGGCGGGGCCGTCAGCATGGTCGGCACCATGGACCGCGTCAACACCGCCGGCGCCGGCAAGGTAGGCTTCGATTCGCGCGGCGACGGCGACAAGCTCGTCCAGGTTCCCTGGACCGGCGAGATGGCAGCGGCGGGCAACTACGGCGATCACTTCTCGTGCTGCAACGGAAAGTTCATCGCCTCATATGTGGCGCCGCTGATCACGCGGTGGAACCAATCGACTTTGGCGACGGCTTCGCCGGCGCCCGTTCCACAGCCGACCGTCGCAGGACAATAA
- a CDS encoding deoxyhypusine synthase family protein has translation MASRKKSSSKPQAEAPVEGLTSSQHKAKKKILAKPIEQVQVGKGMRAADLVESMSGMSIQARNIGRCAEVLKGMYEDKARPTVLLGLAGPLIAAGLRRVIRDLVVGGYVDVVVSTGAILYQDIYQARGFRHYKGTPAADDVELRSLLIDRIYDTYVDEEKFWETDKWCGRVSDELPAGEYSSRAYLDFLGSKLDDEESIVYQCHKLGVPIFCPAINDSSIGIGLTDAYYRAKQGKRQPFSINSIRDNYELVQIVVQSKKTAAIYVAGGVPKNYINDSIVMGYIFGLDRGHDYALQVTTAVTADGGLSSSTLGEAQSWGKIAGRANFAMAWVEPSVSLPLLAAYAFDRFPAPARPRLKYTWDGDTLASLKTK, from the coding sequence ATGGCGTCACGCAAGAAGAGTTCGTCCAAGCCCCAGGCCGAGGCGCCGGTGGAGGGTCTGACGTCCTCGCAGCACAAGGCCAAAAAGAAGATCCTCGCCAAGCCCATCGAGCAGGTGCAGGTGGGCAAGGGGATGCGTGCGGCAGACCTGGTCGAGTCGATGAGCGGCATGTCGATCCAGGCCCGCAACATCGGGCGCTGCGCCGAAGTGCTCAAGGGCATGTATGAAGACAAGGCCCGCCCGACGGTGCTGCTGGGCCTGGCCGGTCCGCTGATCGCCGCGGGGCTGCGGCGCGTGATCCGCGACCTGGTCGTCGGCGGATATGTCGACGTGGTCGTCTCGACCGGGGCGATTCTGTACCAGGACATCTACCAGGCCCGGGGCTTCCGTCACTACAAGGGCACGCCGGCGGCTGACGACGTCGAGCTGCGGTCGCTGCTGATCGATCGCATCTACGACACTTATGTAGACGAAGAAAAATTCTGGGAGACCGACAAGTGGTGCGGCCGCGTCAGCGACGAGCTGCCCGCGGGCGAGTATTCCAGCCGCGCGTACCTGGACTTCCTGGGCTCCAAGCTCGACGACGAAGAGTCGATCGTCTACCAGTGCCACAAGCTGGGCGTGCCGATCTTCTGCCCGGCGATCAACGATTCGTCCATCGGCATCGGCCTGACCGACGCGTACTATCGCGCCAAGCAGGGCAAGCGCCAGCCCTTCTCGATCAACTCGATCCGCGACAATTACGAGCTGGTGCAGATCGTGGTGCAGAGTAAGAAGACCGCGGCGATCTATGTCGCCGGCGGCGTGCCGAAGAACTACATCAATGACTCGATCGTGATGGGCTACATCTTCGGCCTCGACCGCGGTCACGATTATGCCCTGCAGGTGACGACGGCCGTGACGGCCGATGGCGGCCTGTCCAGCTCGACGCTGGGCGAGGCGCAGTCGTGGGGCAAGATCGCCGGGCGTGCGAACTTCGCGATGGCCTGGGTCGAGCCCAGCGTCTCGCTGCCGCTGCTGGCGGCGTACGCGTTCGACCGCTTCCCCGCGCCCGCGCGGCCGCGCCTCAAGTACACTTGGGACGGCGACACGCTGGCCTCGCTGAAGACGAAATAA
- the speB gene encoding agmatinase, whose product MSKRKRPNFLDLPAKYSNPASARYGVLPVPYEGTVSYGTGTAEGPAAIIDASAAVELFDEELKAEFFHAGVATYPPVAPRRTPAAQMKAVYAAAAAIVGEGKFLLGLGGEHSVTAPMVQAVIEKHGPVSVLQIDAHADLRDSYEGSKHSHASVMRRVMEMTPRICQVGIRSLSREEFEQCPAEAANFITPAIIHSDPRWIERALALLGPKVYVTIDIDGLDPAFAPGTGTPEPGGLNWFQITALLREVCTHRQVLAADVVEVAPLEGNPVTEFVAARLAYKLIAYTSLHGH is encoded by the coding sequence ATGAGCAAACGAAAACGCCCCAACTTCCTGGACCTGCCCGCCAAATACAGCAACCCCGCTTCCGCCCGCTATGGCGTCCTGCCCGTGCCGTACGAGGGCACGGTTTCCTACGGCACGGGGACGGCCGAGGGCCCCGCGGCCATCATCGACGCCTCGGCGGCGGTGGAGCTCTTTGACGAGGAGCTCAAGGCCGAGTTTTTCCACGCCGGTGTGGCGACGTATCCGCCGGTGGCGCCCCGCCGCACGCCGGCAGCCCAGATGAAGGCTGTGTACGCCGCCGCCGCGGCGATCGTGGGCGAGGGCAAGTTCCTGCTGGGCCTGGGCGGCGAGCACAGCGTCACGGCGCCGATGGTCCAAGCCGTGATCGAGAAGCACGGCCCTGTCAGCGTGCTGCAGATCGACGCCCACGCGGACTTGCGCGACAGCTACGAGGGCAGCAAGCACTCGCACGCGTCGGTCATGCGCCGCGTGATGGAGATGACGCCGCGCATCTGCCAGGTGGGCATTCGAAGCCTCAGCCGCGAGGAGTTCGAGCAGTGCCCCGCCGAGGCGGCCAACTTCATCACGCCGGCGATCATCCATTCCGATCCGCGCTGGATCGAGCGGGCCTTGGCGCTGCTGGGTCCCAAGGTGTACGTCACCATCGACATCGACGGGCTGGACCCGGCGTTTGCCCCCGGCACCGGTACGCCCGAGCCGGGCGGATTGAACTGGTTCCAGATCACCGCGCTGCTGCGAGAGGTTTGCACGCACCGCCAGGTGCTGGCGGCGGACGTCGTCGAGGTAGCGCCGCTGGAGGGCAATCCCGTTACCGAGTTCGTGGCGGCACGGCTGGCGTACAAGCTGATCGCCTACACCAGCCTTCATGGTCACTGA
- the dapF gene encoding diaminopimelate epimerase, with the protein MNARFDFFKLSGSGNDFICIDNRTGWLDGVIRDCPRAERFAREMCSRGFGVGADGLVIAIQPAVGGVAKIGALFFEPDGSQSELCGNGTGCFIRCTLENGWAEGPEVSVLTSAGVVLGKAVDDPYIRVCIPLPDHTASDVSVKVGETNIACDVAVTGVPHAITYVDDVDLVDMPHLGPLLRRHPDFGPRGINANFVQVLEPGRLALRTWEFGVEGETLACGTGAAAAAIMAVKRFGWDGPIRRGEQPVLVQSRGGDVLRVYSTFNDAGSVVDLCVDTVVRQLYRGRTDPALVARAIGT; encoded by the coding sequence ATGAACGCCCGATTTGACTTTTTCAAACTTTCCGGCAGCGGCAACGACTTTATCTGTATCGACAACCGCACCGGTTGGCTCGATGGCGTTATCCGCGACTGCCCGCGCGCCGAGCGGTTCGCACGGGAGATGTGCAGCCGCGGGTTCGGCGTCGGCGCCGATGGGCTGGTGATCGCCATCCAGCCGGCTGTGGGTGGGGTCGCCAAGATCGGGGCGCTGTTCTTCGAGCCTGACGGATCGCAGTCGGAACTGTGCGGAAACGGCACAGGATGCTTCATCCGCTGCACCCTGGAAAACGGCTGGGCGGAGGGACCGGAGGTTTCGGTGCTGACGTCGGCCGGGGTCGTGCTGGGCAAGGCCGTCGACGACCCGTACATCCGCGTGTGCATTCCGCTGCCCGATCATACAGCCTCCGACGTGTCGGTGAAGGTGGGCGAAACGAACATCGCATGCGACGTGGCCGTCACCGGCGTGCCCCACGCGATCACCTACGTCGACGATGTCGACCTCGTGGACATGCCCCATCTGGGTCCGCTGCTGCGGCGCCACCCGGACTTCGGTCCGCGCGGCATCAACGCCAATTTCGTCCAGGTCCTCGAGCCCGGGCGCCTGGCCTTGCGGACCTGGGAATTCGGCGTCGAGGGCGAGACCCTCGCCTGCGGGACCGGCGCCGCGGCCGCGGCGATCATGGCCGTGAAGCGCTTCGGATGGGACGGTCCCATCCGCCGCGGCGAGCAGCCGGTGCTCGTCCAAAGCCGCGGCGGCGACGTGCTGCGGGTGTACAGCACCTTCAATGACGCCGGTTCAGTCGTCGACCTCTGCGTAGACACGGTTGTGCGCCAACTGTATCGCGGCCGAACCGATCCGGCGCTGGTGGCGCGGGCGATCGGAACATAA
- the nadB gene encoding L-aspartate oxidase — MDNAYLRRRYLLSFESRRLPHIFTDVLIVGAGGAGLRAGIEAAQTAQVILATKGDIAASNTYHAQGGMAAVIDPADSLQHHIEDTLATGCGLCDAGVVEQVVNAARAQVMQMSEWGCPFDMAGETFELRREGGHRAHRIVHANGDATGLALYRTLHAKARQCGNLKIFENCFVIDLLTDPPCGGSGATCVGALTYHPRYGLQIIRAGYVILAAGGAGMLWRETSNPPTATADSIGLAFRAGAVIADAEMMQFHPTTLYIAGGSRSLISEAVRGEGGMLVDRDGTRFMKDYHPMGDLAPRDVVSRAIVDHCARIGASHVFLDVRHIKTFAADFPSIDQQVRAFGIDPATEVIPVHPAAHYMIGGVQADISGRTSVGGLLVIGEASSTGLHGANRLASNSLIEVLVSGKLAGELAAAEAAGSGKNIVYKDIVWPKYESHRTELDLTDIRNSLRSLMWRNVGIRREGQRLSETLEIIAFWGRYVLDKEFVDPAGWEIQNMLTAAYLIGECALRRTETRGVHYREDFPTTDQSWARRQRVRRSEHQLVVE, encoded by the coding sequence ATGGATAACGCCTATTTACGCCGCCGCTACCTGCTGAGCTTTGAGTCGCGCCGCCTGCCGCACATCTTCACCGACGTGCTGATCGTCGGGGCCGGCGGCGCCGGTCTGCGAGCCGGCATCGAAGCCGCCCAGACCGCCCAGGTCATCCTGGCCACCAAGGGCGATATCGCCGCCTCCAACACCTATCACGCCCAGGGCGGAATGGCCGCGGTGATCGATCCGGCCGACTCCCTGCAGCACCACATCGAGGATACCCTCGCCACCGGCTGCGGGCTTTGCGACGCCGGCGTGGTCGAGCAGGTGGTCAACGCCGCGCGGGCCCAGGTCATGCAGATGAGTGAGTGGGGCTGCCCGTTCGACATGGCTGGCGAGACGTTCGAGTTGCGCCGTGAGGGCGGGCACCGCGCCCACCGGATCGTGCATGCCAACGGTGACGCAACCGGCCTGGCCCTGTACCGCACGCTGCACGCCAAGGCCCGGCAGTGCGGCAACCTGAAGATTTTCGAAAACTGTTTCGTGATCGACCTGCTGACCGACCCGCCCTGCGGCGGCAGCGGCGCCACGTGCGTGGGCGCCCTGACGTACCACCCGCGGTACGGTCTGCAGATCATCCGCGCCGGGTACGTCATCCTCGCCGCCGGCGGGGCGGGCATGCTGTGGCGAGAGACGTCCAACCCGCCGACCGCCACGGCCGACTCGATCGGCCTGGCGTTCCGCGCCGGGGCGGTCATCGCCGACGCCGAGATGATGCAGTTCCACCCGACGACGCTGTACATCGCCGGCGGGTCGCGGTCGCTGATCTCCGAAGCCGTCCGCGGCGAAGGCGGGATGCTGGTCGACCGCGACGGGACGCGCTTCATGAAGGACTACCACCCGATGGGCGATCTGGCCCCGCGCGACGTGGTCTCACGCGCCATCGTCGACCATTGTGCCCGGATCGGCGCCTCGCATGTGTTTCTCGACGTGCGGCACATCAAGACCTTCGCCGCCGACTTTCCCTCCATCGACCAGCAGGTGCGGGCCTTCGGAATAGATCCCGCCACCGAAGTGATCCCCGTGCATCCTGCCGCCCACTACATGATCGGCGGCGTGCAGGCCGACATCAGCGGACGAACGTCCGTCGGCGGGCTGCTGGTCATCGGCGAGGCCTCCAGCACCGGACTCCACGGCGCCAATCGCCTGGCGTCCAACAGCCTCATCGAGGTGCTGGTCTCAGGAAAGCTCGCCGGCGAACTGGCAGCCGCCGAGGCCGCGGGTTCAGGCAAGAACATCGTCTACAAAGACATCGTTTGGCCCAAATACGAATCGCACCGCACGGAACTGGACCTGACGGACATCCGCAATTCGCTACGGTCGCTGATGTGGCGCAATGTCGGCATCCGCCGCGAGGGGCAGCGGCTCAGCGAGACGCTCGAGATCATCGCCTTCTGGGGCCGCTACGTGCTGGACAAAGAGTTCGTGGACCCGGCGGGGTGGGAAATCCAGAACATGCTGACGGCCGCGTACCTCATCGGCGAGTGCGCCCTGCGCCGCACCGAAACCCGCGGCGTACACTACCGCGAAGACTTCCCGACGACCGACCAGTCCTGGGCCCGCCGCCAGCGCGTCCGCCGCAGCGAACACCAGCTCGTGGTGGAATGA
- the mutY gene encoding A/G-specific adenine glycosylase, whose amino-acid sequence MAKNPLTIPRCHGGRPSPAMSPPVTTLRRRILAWYAAAARDLPWRATRDPYRIWVSEIMLQQTQVDTVIPYYRRFLRAFPTLKALAAADIDDVLKCWEHLGYYARARNLHKAAGVILHDHGGHLPMTAEGLAALPGVGRYTAAAIASIAFGQDAAALDGNIRRVLCRLFRVQANPRDGKTQQQLWALAADLLPSGQAGNFNQALMDLGATICTPRSPRCARCPVTLHCQARLHKQQNELPKAVKKTPVPHYRVAVGVIHGKAANAGRILMAKRKADALLGGLWEFPGGKINRGESAAEAAKREIAEEIGINVKVGERAALVRHAYSHFRVTIEAFHCKHVSGKPRAIACDKIRWLRPQDIRRLAIPKASDKILAALKPSAGSLQ is encoded by the coding sequence GTGGCTAAGAACCCCCTGACGATCCCCCGGTGCCATGGCGGGCGTCCCTCACCCGCCATGTCCCCGCCCGTCACGACTCTGCGCCGGCGGATCCTGGCCTGGTATGCCGCCGCGGCTCGCGACCTGCCCTGGCGCGCCACGCGCGACCCGTACCGCATCTGGGTCAGCGAGATCATGCTCCAGCAGACGCAGGTCGACACCGTCATCCCCTACTACCGCCGGTTCCTGCGGGCGTTCCCGACGCTCAAAGCCCTGGCCGCCGCGGACATCGACGACGTTTTGAAATGCTGGGAACACCTGGGCTATTACGCCCGCGCGCGAAATCTGCATAAGGCCGCCGGCGTCATCCTGCACGACCACGGCGGGCATCTGCCAATGACCGCTGAGGGTCTGGCCGCCCTGCCCGGCGTCGGGCGATACACCGCAGCCGCCATCGCCAGCATCGCCTTCGGCCAGGACGCCGCCGCACTCGACGGCAACATCCGCCGGGTGCTGTGCCGGCTCTTTCGCGTCCAGGCCAACCCGCGCGACGGCAAAACGCAGCAGCAATTATGGGCCTTGGCGGCAGACTTGCTCCCGAGCGGCCAAGCGGGCAATTTCAACCAGGCGTTGATGGACCTGGGCGCGACGATCTGCACGCCCCGCAGCCCGAGATGCGCCCGCTGCCCCGTCACGCTCCACTGCCAGGCCCGGCTGCACAAGCAGCAGAACGAACTGCCCAAAGCGGTGAAGAAGACGCCCGTCCCCCACTATCGCGTCGCCGTCGGGGTTATTCACGGCAAGGCGGCAAATGCCGGCCGCATCCTTATGGCCAAGCGCAAGGCCGACGCCCTGCTGGGCGGTCTGTGGGAGTTCCCCGGCGGCAAGATCAATCGCGGCGAATCCGCGGCCGAAGCGGCCAAGCGCGAGATCGCAGAAGAGATCGGCATTAACGTGAAGGTTGGCGAACGTGCCGCGCTGGTCCGCCACGCGTACTCGCATTTCCGCGTGACGATCGAAGCCTTCCACTGCAAGCACGTCTCGGGCAAGCCCCGCGCGATCGCATGCGACAAAATCCGCTGGCTGCGCCCGCAAGACATCCGCCGCCTGGCGATTCCCAAAGCCAGCGACAAGATTCTCGCCGCACTCAAACCATCGGCCGGATCACTTCAGTGA
- a CDS encoding response regulator, which produces MVDRPVVMVVEDDEEMNQLQRELLGLYGLDAVAAYTGIQALEVSARCPTDAVLLDVMLPEMDGFETCKRLRLRQGVRLPIVMVTALDSEDCRRQGLEAGADAYFAKPFDPDEVVQTLRNLIDRSTEK; this is translated from the coding sequence ATGGTTGACCGTCCGGTTGTAATGGTTGTCGAGGACGACGAGGAGATGAACCAGCTCCAGCGCGAGTTGCTGGGGTTGTACGGCCTCGACGCGGTGGCTGCCTACACGGGCATCCAGGCCCTGGAGGTCAGCGCCCGCTGCCCCACCGACGCCGTCCTGCTCGACGTCATGCTGCCGGAAATGGACGGCTTCGAAACCTGCAAACGCCTGCGCCTGCGACAGGGCGTCAGGCTGCCAATCGTGATGGTGACGGCCCTGGACAGCGAAGACTGCCGCCGCCAAGGCCTCGAAGCCGGCGCCGACGCCTACTTCGCCAAACCCTTCGACCCCGACGAAGTCGTTCAAACCCTTCGCAATCTCATCGACCGCAGCACGGAGAAGTGA